The proteins below come from a single Prolixibacter sp. NT017 genomic window:
- a CDS encoding iron ABC transporter permease, which produces MKVLHPARVLSFNMTNMTGHIRWMTILLLLLAGLALTILFSLSLGTENISVWQIPEIFLHRKPVMDYQILSLLKLPRIILAISVGGALSLSGLILQGVYRNPLVEPYTLGISGGAALGVCLALMFRLQTTIGSIANPLAGFAGALIIILVIYLFSLRKGNVQITSMLLTGVMISFITSSLLMLIMALSRIEDLHGIVFWTMGSLDEPSPWLITIAAVTSVSGLLITSLFVHSLNALRLGKEPARHLGINTNRTIRVLFIVASLLTGVSVAVAGVIGFVGLLVPHIMRRLTGSDYRLLLPASFIAGAIYLTASDTIARTIIQPNELPVGVITGLLGGSLFLWLQQKENKGWKI; this is translated from the coding sequence ATGAAGGTATTACATCCCGCAAGGGTATTGAGTTTTAATATGACAAACATGACCGGACATATTCGCTGGATGACAATCCTCCTGCTCCTTTTGGCAGGTCTGGCGCTGACCATCCTGTTTTCGCTTTCGCTGGGGACCGAGAATATCTCTGTTTGGCAGATACCGGAAATTTTTCTGCATCGAAAACCGGTTATGGATTACCAGATTCTAAGCCTGCTCAAACTACCGCGAATCATACTGGCGATATCCGTGGGTGGAGCATTGAGTCTGTCGGGCCTGATTCTGCAAGGAGTTTACCGTAATCCGCTGGTCGAACCCTATACGCTGGGCATATCAGGTGGAGCTGCACTGGGCGTGTGCCTGGCGCTGATGTTCCGGTTGCAGACAACGATCGGGAGTATTGCCAATCCTTTGGCCGGTTTTGCTGGTGCGTTGATAATCATCCTTGTCATCTACCTCTTTAGTCTCCGAAAAGGAAATGTGCAGATAACATCTATGTTGCTGACCGGGGTAATGATTAGTTTCATCACTTCATCATTGCTCATGCTTATCATGGCGCTTTCGCGGATTGAGGATTTGCATGGGATTGTCTTCTGGACCATGGGCTCGCTGGATGAACCTTCGCCCTGGTTAATTACCATTGCAGCAGTCACGTCTGTGAGTGGGTTGCTGATTACATCACTGTTTGTCCATTCCCTCAATGCACTCCGGCTGGGCAAAGAGCCGGCACGCCATCTAGGTATAAACACCAACCGGACTATACGGGTGCTGTTTATCGTGGCTTCCCTGCTAACAGGTGTATCGGTTGCCGTGGCCGGAGTCATCGGATTCGTCGGATTACTGGTTCCACATATCATGCGCCGGCTAACCGGAAGCGACTATCGGTTACTGCTTCCGGCCTCTTTCATTGCGGGAGCCATTTATCTTACTGCAAGCGATACCATTGCCCGAACGATTATTCAACCCAACGAGCTACCGGTTGGAGTCATCACCGGTTTATTAGGGGGCAGCTTATTTCTTTGGTTACAACAAAAAGAGAATAAAGGATGGAAGATATAA
- a CDS encoding ABC transporter ATP-binding protein, giving the protein MEDINNAVPVLQLKKLTAGYGNGFRLKDITLNIRQGDFTGIIGPNGAGKTTLLKCIAGDLPACAEAFQLAAKPFNRMHLKERARHMAVVTQKNDIGFITVEDYVMMGRLPYRSLLSGLSCVENKQLAEKYMKKSGVWAYRHQAVNELSGGEQQLVAITRALVQEPDLLLLDEPTAHLDIAHQVQILDFIQQLNEELNLAVLMVVHDLNLAAEYCTHLLLMQNGEVCAEGTPGEVLTRHQVKEAYKTDVTVTENPLSGRPFVFPVSRNATNNRNTKKKISHQTENKIIYEEITTH; this is encoded by the coding sequence ATGGAAGATATAAACAATGCTGTACCGGTATTACAACTGAAAAAACTGACGGCAGGTTACGGCAATGGCTTTCGGCTGAAAGATATTACCCTAAACATTCGTCAGGGCGATTTCACGGGTATTATAGGCCCCAACGGTGCAGGTAAAACAACATTATTGAAATGTATCGCAGGTGATCTGCCAGCCTGTGCCGAAGCATTTCAGTTGGCAGCTAAACCATTCAACCGGATGCACCTGAAAGAACGCGCCCGCCACATGGCCGTTGTGACTCAAAAAAACGATATCGGGTTCATTACAGTGGAAGATTACGTAATGATGGGACGACTCCCCTACCGGTCACTCTTGTCTGGATTAAGTTGTGTGGAGAATAAGCAGCTTGCTGAAAAATACATGAAAAAAAGTGGTGTATGGGCATATCGTCATCAGGCAGTAAACGAGCTTAGCGGTGGAGAACAACAACTGGTCGCCATCACCCGGGCCCTCGTTCAGGAACCCGACCTACTGCTCCTTGATGAACCAACAGCCCATCTGGATATCGCGCACCAGGTACAGATACTCGATTTTATTCAGCAGTTGAATGAAGAACTGAATCTGGCGGTACTCATGGTAGTCCACGACCTCAACCTGGCGGCAGAATACTGTACGCACTTGCTTCTGATGCAAAACGGTGAGGTCTGTGCCGAAGGAACACCAGGTGAAGTGCTAACGAGGCACCAGGTAAAAGAGGCGTATAAAACCGATGTGACTGTTACCGAAAATCCATTATCCGGAAGGCCCTTTGTGTTCCCGGTTTCCCGGAATGCGACGAACAACCGGAATACCAAAAAGAAAATATCCCATCAAACAGAAAACAAAATCATCTATGAAGAAATAACAACACATTAA